The genomic interval TTTATAGTTTAGATCTTAGCTAGATTTGTAAAACATCAATAACTTAACGCAAAAGTAagataaaaatacaattaaaatatatcaacaggagaattttttttttatcaatatcaaaataaatggTATTATATCGATTAAGGCTCCCGCTGAGAATTAAGAAGGGGAGATGAGAACTTTGAATACAAGGATGGAGGAAAGATAAAGAAGAGAGTATTTTGAGAGTGATGGTTTTGAggtttgttttttcttcttaatgaAAAACCCTCGTAATGTTGGGAACTTAAACAATGTGTTAAAGGAAGATTTTAGATAGTTTAGATAAATGATTCTAATTCTTTCTATTTAGTTATAATACTcaacaaattaaaatacattgatcataagtattttattatcatttttaaaagtcaTTCTCTCAATAAGAGGGAACATCTCTCTTTATTTTCCCCTTCTTTCCTCTTCCCAAAGTCATTTCCTTCCTTCTCTTTCAAACTCTCAAATAGAGCTTAAAGTGTCAAAGATGAACCCAACTCACCATCGACATTGATATGTTTGTTACACAATAATAATCCTTCAATATTACATAAGACTATGAACAAAATCTCATTTCAATCGTTTCGCGTAACATTATTATAGCTCAAGTAGAAGATATAAAATTGGTTTAACAGTTAAAGTTAAGAAACTAATAAAGTGGTAGATGGTTCTATCCATACACCTACAACACAACACTAACAAATTgatatttgttattataaaattattattattgcctAAGTTTCTAAATTTCTAGATTCGGTGGTCTAAGTGAACcatgtattttatataattgtatCATTATCCAAAATGATACAACTATATCAATTACACCTATATTATTGACATATGTGTAATAACGTGGATTAtccaaaatttgtaaaattctaaatgtattttaaatcctcaaaaaattaatctttattGTGATGGcatgagaaaaaatatatatttaatttatatgaaatcgttttaatattcattttatcgTGGAGTACTAAGCATGTGAAAAactatttcatttaaaaaaaatatatatgaaaaattatttttggatttaatttttgaataagaGATCTTGAATGATCTATagcaactatatatatataaatgaaggGATCGTTGACTCCAAAAAGTAATGAAGACcataaatttgtattatttaattactaatattgaGACTACCACATAGGAATATTGCAACACTATTATTTGATAATAAGGATATTAGAATccgatccatgtaatgttatacATATGAAGACTCATGGAAGATCTAATTCCTtgattcaattataaattgattaatgacaTCCCAATTTCCCCTTCGCCTTTATCAAACTTCTCTCCGCAATCCAAGCTAAGGATAAAAGCAAAAATTCCATCTTCATTCAAACACCAAAGTTTGACTCCAATATCTTGAGAACAAACACCAATACTATCTTCATCACTCACCCCCCAAGAAAGTTCAATACCATATTCAACAACACTAATAAACGCATGAATAGAAGCATATGCATTGCCTTCACGAGCATTATTGTCAAcaataaatttgacaaaattatttGTCAATGTTCCATTTCTCATGCTATTTATGATCATGTTGGTACATCTAGACATGCGATGAGCTTTTGAGTAGCATGAATTTTGGTTTTGTAATAAGCAAATATTTGTGACCCTTGGAAATTGGCCTAGTCGCTTAAGGGTTTCATGTGCCATAGGTTCAACTTGTGCACGCAACTTGTTCCACATATTTGGTTCATTGTCCTCTACTTGGTACCCTGTCGCCAATGTTtcatatataatcacaataatgttaatgTGTCAACctataaaatgatatatataaagtaattaGAGATACGAAAAGAATAATTCAATGCTAAATTTTGACACATCAATTACGGGTTGGATCATACTAACTActaacaaatttttttcataataaattaattaattaaccagTAACATTTGtcaataaaacaaattttaatgataaatacaACACAAAGTTAGTATAGCATTTTAGACAAAATGTATAAACAATGGAAATTCACATCATCTTTTTTTGGGTACATATATATGCTCTTTTCTTTagtcataaattaaaattgtattatttttttctagtaAAAGGAAATAAGTTAAggcaaatatatataaaaaatgccCCATTAGGCCTAGATTATAGATATAAATGCAAatccaaatatttttaatacatttaacCTAGATTAtagattatataaattattatacttTGAAAATGGAATTATAATTAGATTTACCTTGCCCTTTGTCATTAATATCCTTGTAATGACCATATTTCATAAAGACCTTGGCAAGGGTATGAATGAGTTGTGATGGAGAAGTGATAGGGAATTGAAGGCCGTATAAAAGACCAGGTAGGGCAAAGGCAAAGGTACGCTTAGCAATTCGAATAACAACAGAATCCTTAGTGAGTGGCCACTGAAATTCATCAATGGAACAAAATGTGGCCAAAATGGGACAATTTATGTGCATAGCAAGGTTTACTGAAAACTGCCCTAATCTCATCAATCTTTGTTTCTGCCCATCATCATATTCCATCAAAATCAATGCACTCGTTTGGAAACAAAAAAGTTTTGTTAGCAATGTTGACATGGCTTCTACACTGCAAAATGATGCTCTAGCAggaaattttgaaacaattataagtgaaaaaaattaaaacaaaaaaatataaaatcaaaatattattaaaaaattgagatCAGACATTTCCATTAGAAAATAATAGatctaataataaaagaaaaaattcatGTAAactatatgttaaaaaatatatatccctagtcaaaattttaaatatgaatctGTGATCGCAATTGATCGGTATAAAATTGCATGTATCAGTGATTATCTCCAATTTAATAAAGTTTGAGAgtttaacataaatatatacaCATAGAAGAGAGAGTGAGAGATAGACAACAATTGAGAAAGATGAATGTAAAATTAGATGAGCATGTACCTCGTTTTAGTGGAGAGGATAAACTATGAAAAAAGAGGAGCTTGAATATAGATTATATAAAGGGTGAACAAGGTATAAGAGAGTCATGTTTCTTGACTAAGGTGGTCATGTAACTGTTAATAATGAGGTGGCAACAAGTTAGTCACTGCAAAGTTTTCTGTGtctaatattaaataaagattGAATTAAAATACTCAATTAGTGTACCAATTTGTTTACATATCCATCCATATATCttataattatacattttattataaatagtttttaattcttaaagTAGATGCacaaatatcaatatatcaATGTGGTTAAATATCGATTTAACCAAAAACTTATTTCAaagtattttatataaaaaaacacttcctcaatttttatttgaagttttacTTTTGTTGATGAACTTtactgttattattattattttattttttaaaaattaaccataacattaattatttttttgtcataatacttttaattatttattatagaagGATAATTtcgtaaaataatataataaaaagataaaatatattagagaaaaagacaaataattttattagaaaataatgaaatttatttatttttgtgtgatTAACCTTAAAATGAAAATACTAAAAAGAAATGGAGTgagtaataatttataataaaattgaaatgttttCCTTATACTattgtttatattatatataataattaaattaacatttaatataGATTTGAAAGGAATATAATTTAgtataaataatattgattatgaataGAATTCTAAATATACCAttactaaataaaattaaaagaatcggttattgttaatattttattatacattaaATGTGccaaattttgtttatattttattacatataatattttattatatattaaaataatcaataactgaagataaaatattaatttagaatttaCTATCGGACGATTttcaagctaaaataacaaaggGTAATGATATATATCACGAAGGATAAATCGTGATAGTATCTATAAGATATTTGGCACAATTAAaacaatcatttaaatttataaaccaCTTATTTATGGTTAGTCAGTCCTTTTTGTTAACTAATTTCGTTTCATCATTCTTtcgtgagtttttttttctagaCAAATAGCATTACTCAACGAAAAATTATAAATGCaacatcaatttatttttgatcGTATTAAGGGTAATTAATAGCCTTTGCTTAATTTTTAACATGATAGTTTGTTTAaaaaactccatatgaatttAGTTGTTTGTTACAGagaattcttttttcttttatttaaaaaaatattaattctatCATAGCACACCCAACACTCCTCtagacatattttaaaaataatttaatgtctTAAAAACCATTCATATAACCGTCTCTCAAAACTCTATAATTTAATGTTGTGTTTGTTTATGATaacaaattgttttatatattcaatttttatttttattttttccagaCGCAAAAGTTAGAAAAGTGATGTTAGTTTAACAACtataattttgtaattagtCATTTACATAACTATTTAGCaactataattttattgttggtgcatttaacaattaaaatttaactaatcaaacatatactaTAATAACATTTCCACATACAATACATTCAAATTTTCTTTGAGTCAATTCATCCAGTAAcactttcatttatttataggtttttatttagttttttggTTAAATAGTTTATTAATTAACCTTCTATGctatatatatttcatataacaaattataatcttagtgatttacatatttaaatacaaaGTGGCATTACTATACTATGCAAACATTAATTTcacataaaaatagataaataaaaaaggtcAAACTTCGTCGTctctttttttataatcttttgTTTATATGCCTTTAATATTTCTTCTTAAAGCTACCACCTTTAtcagataaaatattataaataaattaatacattaaaatagtTTGAAAACTCATTGATTTATAAAcagattaatataatttattatcttaTGAATCAAACAATACACTCACTATCTATATTATATTCAAAtagtttgaattttatatttataaaacctttaataaataatgtctCACACAACTCTCATCCACGACATAATAAAAGCGTCACcactaaaatcaaaaaattattattttgcaaATTAATTTTCTGGACTATTGATGCttagttattttgtttttatttcggtTGTTATGATAAATAACTACAGTTTATATCTGCATAAAAGTGCCAAATAATAATTGCATAGATAAATCCATCATTACTTGGTTAATGGactgcgtaaatcataaataaaataatataaaacactttattttaaataaaaaaaattattcacacACAAAAATAGTGTAATACAAACaagctatttttaaaaataaatagagaacgacaaatattattaaatattttgagggAANNNNNNNNNNNNNNNNNNNNNNNNNNNNNNNNNNNNNNNNNNNNNNNNNNNNNNNNNNNNNNNNNNNNNNNNNNNNNNNNNNNNNNNNNNNNNNNNNNNNNNNNNNNNNNNNGAAAGAGAAAcattaaactaaaaatactttttataaaattctctccattattaattataataaaaaatcgatcaataaaaattaatatatttaatttattaatatttttgttaataatatcTTACAAATTCTCTCcagtattaatatttttgttaatttaattttttttatacttaaagaaaaaatttatcttaCAAAGCTACTCAGCAGTGCTCACTCATACAACTTTttcttttgaagaaaaaaaaattagagagatGACGTcaaatatatatagagagagataGTGCAATATAGTTGGGTTGGGCCTAACTGAGTTAGTAGGCTATTTCGGGTGGGTAAGTccaaaagattttttttacttCATACAATGATTATACTTCTACCCACAAATTCTCTATGAAATAAATCTTTATATTTAtgttcattaaattaaaaaaagtaaactaACTATCACCACAAACACTAACTGTAAATATGCAGATGACccttttattattatagataCAAATTATAAAGTGTTAACAGTGATTCAAATTTGAGATATGTTACATGCTACAAATGAGAGTATTTCCTCACTTCCATATAGGAGTAGTTACTAAACAAACTTTATTTTTTGAAGCACTATGCTACTAAAACAAACGTTTAAACTTGAtcatataaaacataaataataaaaaaaagtagaaacATTTTTTTTGGGTGAGAGCTTCTTTAGTTATcccaaattaaattaaaatccaTTATGCGGAATTGGATGCAACTCCTTGTTCATTGCCTGGATGCACCTTGCTCTTACCAATAATTATAGTACTAGAATTATTTTCCACCTTAATCTTTTGATGATCAACACTCACCTTGCCTCTTATGATTCTTTCCTCTTCCATTCTTTTCATCTTTTCCTTTTGCCTCTTTTGCATAACAAAAATTTCAGCTGACCTTGCACCTATTGAAGACAtatgttataaatattattgacgaattaattataatatataattagacTATGAAGTATGAACTAGTATATTATGAAATGATATGTTAAACTAGAGTTTCCAAAGATGGAATTTATAGGAGATGGAATTGGAAGTGATTGTATGTGGAACAAGCGGTCACGTTAATTAATGTCACTAAttcttataaaaagaaaattaatttcgTTGTGGTTTTGCTTTACAACCATGCATCAATTggtgtttatttaattattaattgaacaaaaaaaaatgccCTGTTGTCATCGTGCCATGCATCGAAATGAAAATTTGGTGTGTGTGTGCACTATCATGTTTTGTAACGGTTATAACTAAATATACGTAACAGTTTGTATTCTATAGAAACACACTCGAGGTATACACACCACACAAATATATACATTAATGGTGTGGCCGGTTTAGTGCACATAGGAAGTGGATGTTAatacaattaatataaaatgattgAAGTGGGCTTCATGAGTTGGCGTGCTACTACATCTCAACATATATAAATCATTAGTTAATGTTATTGACACGAAGATGACAAGTCAGCTTTGATTCATTGGGTGGGAGGCTGCACAATCGGACAATATAATTTATgtagatatatataaaaataagagttgaaattttatgtattttcggtgtaaatttttttacacaatcGATAAGATGATTAactatatatgatttttaaataattttgacaaaagttaaatatcattaataatttaacagttataattgattgattatgtaaaaactttttatatcaacagtgtatataaattaaattcgtATAAATAATATTGTCTATTAGGAATATAGTAGGTCTAAAAAAAGTTGATAGGAAGAATATGAGTGAGATATTGTATATATGTCACATTAAAATCTATAGAAATAGATTTTGAGGTGTTTTTAGGTCTATTaccaacaaagaaaaatatctaCCAATGAAGTGTGGCTCACATTGTGAAATGTGATAAGTTTAATTTGAACCAATGCCTTAAGAGCAATTTTGAGTGAgaacaaatggaaaaatatTTCTTATGTTTATGTTGTTGGAAGCCTTACGTGTGCTCAAATATTCACAAGACCCAATATTGCATTTGTTGTTGGGATATTAGGAAGATATCAAAGTTATTCAAATATTGACCAttgaaaaattaagaaaatgttGTGGTACCTTTAAGAAACCAAATATTATATGCTTATGTTTATGTAGACGGATTACCTAATTGTGATCAactattaaaattctaattttgttaGTTGTGTTGATTATCACAAATCAATATCAAGATACATTTGTATTTTGGTTGGCGGagctattttaattttattgagaaGTACTAAGAAAATCTTGGTTGCTTATCTGTAAGTTGAATTTGTCTCCTATTTTGAGGTTACCACTCATGGTGTATAGCTTAAGAGTTTTATTTTTCGGTTTAAAAGCACAGATTCTATTTCTAGGCATTTGAAATTTTTCTGCAATAATTCACTTGAAGAAAAGCTTATTAACATTAAGTACTTAACTATTAGAGAAAGAGCTAAAGATAAAATAATGGTCATCGAGCATATTATCACCGATTTGATAACCGTTGATCCTTTGACTAAGGTCATGCCACTAATGAAATTCAAGGGTTATGAGCCAAATGAGACTTGGTTCCACGTTAAAATTGTATACATACAATTCATTAATAAAACTCTTATATTGTGATATTTTCTCATATTTATATACATTCATTTTGGACCAAGAATATGATATTATTCATTAAATTCTATTGCTACATTAAGTATAATACTTAAGAAATTAAACACATTGTAATAAATGGATGACAATACCAAAGATAAGAGGAATTTTTGTTATGATTCACGTGTTTACTTTATgaggaaatttcaaatttgacTTTTTTGAGTAGCGAGTTAATTGCTTGGATCAAATTGGAGAatgtgataattttattattaaaattacattaagtGATTCAATTTATTGGAAATTCCACTTGATGGTAGTGGTTCATAAGTTAACATATGAAATGTTACGGCTTTCGTAAATATTACGATAGTGTAATGACTACTCAATACATTATTAATGTTAATAGTAGAATATCTATAAATAGGTTGTCGGTCCTTAAGTTTTTcatccaatttttattttctaacaCACCATCTATAGAAATTTATTCCCATATatcccttttttattttatttttctttctaaaataccTCACTTTGAAACTAATATACGAAAATGTCTAACTTTTTTGGACCTTCAGAGATCACATTCTAAGGATGTGACCATGTAaccatactttttttttaacaaataaaaaatatattaaattaatacataaatataattaaaaaaactaaagtatattaataaaatccaACAAAAGACATTAAATaggaaaaaatatatcaatttttaattaactatGTCCACTTGAATGCCTCCTAGTTACACATCTCTGCAGTCATTGAACTCATCTAGTTCTTTGAATGACTTGAGGTTGTTCTAGTTGATCctcattttgatcattatctTCATCGTCGTTTCCAATTTATTGAAGGTGTATGCAACTAAAATTCTTGATAATTAATGTTTGTGGATTAGAGCTACTACCATATGTCTCCatataatttttagttatgAGGTTATACATGGAATCAAAAATAGCATCAAACGACTCAAGAGTTGTTCAATaagttccaaacaaattatagaaaatttgaCATTCTATCAAATAATCAGGGGTTTATTTTTCTAGCACTGACGAAACATAATAATAAGTCGGATTTTTTGTAGGTGTATTTAGACGTAGTGGTGGTGAACACTAATATGGAACTTATGTACGGGTTTGTAGGTGCAATGGTGGGAAACCATAATATGAATTGTATGGTTCGGTGTGTAGGTGAGGCGACAATGAAATTATGCGGTTTGGTGCATGGTTTGTTCTTGTGAGATTAAGTTAACATCAAGATATACTGGAGGAGGCACACATGGACCACACATAGATTATTCGATAGAAATAAATAACTTGTGTGTTGCCTAAACCAATTCATATATTATGTGTAGTGGTGTAAAACACCTTCTATGAATTGACTTTGCAATACGTAATTCTCCCGCTCATTCCAATGTTCAACCTCTTCTTTCCAAACTTAGTCCTTATATTgttcatttgttaaaaaaatgtatgtCTATATGGTCGCAACCCCAACTCCAGTCTCGGGAagattaaaaaaagtttgatattttcGTAGATTAGTTTCAAAGTGagtattttgaagaaaagaaaaatcttaaaaaagGAATATATGAGAAAACAATCTCATTTCCTTTTACTAAATCTTTAGGTTATTCATTGTTGGTCtgacttttttttaacaattatttaaaaaatattatctgttttattaaatatcttatttaaattatgtataatttttaagaaattgattaattgtattaattttaatgataaaataaattttatttactaaaataactTTATTAATTGTAGTTAATGTAGAAATTTGATAGatagaaatataattaataaaaatatattagaaaaaaataattaatattaggcttaattgcagttttggtccccctgttttagttgaatcgcaaaagtagtccctccattttgtttgtccCAAGTTctggtccccaaacagaattttggtcaaaaatttaataaaattttattttttaaagtcgtattacaccatttataatcatagatttcaaggacaattgttgcaaatgagattttgaggcatgatgtgacttaaataaatgcaaaaaaattaaatttcattaagttttggaccaaaattctgtttgagaaGCCAAAATTGGAGAAAaacaaaatagggggactacttttgcaatcagctaaaatagaggatcaatactgcaattaagccttaatattataaaatgagagaaaaaaaaaaactaatgaaaCATTAAAATAAGACAGGGAGAATGGCGTGCGGGAAGTGGCGTGTGGGAAGTTGTTTTTCAGTTTCTACAACTccttttgttattaattaattcttaGTCTTAAAATTACCACTATCGATGACTGGCGACAATTTTCGAAAATAAAAGTGTATAATTTTCATCAATCTTATATTTGAATTGATgatctaattaaaataaactcagcaaatttaattttgaaaaacattattattattattataataattattattattataattattattattattattatttattttatcgaatgaacataaatcaattaatttatcaaacCACTTTAATAAGAAACGTGTACCATCGTTAAAATTTTGagcaatttttaaatataagtcATCGGTGGGGCAGTTGATGATCTAAGAATCTGCTAATTGGTAGTTAGAAGTCAAAGTTGGGTATAACTGTGATAGCAAAAATGGGaatatttttccaaaataaattCCGTTCGTTTCTTTTGACAGTTTGACTGGCTACACTATGCCTATTTGAACTTCTCAATTTGGTTGAACGCCATGCTGCTTTAACAACTATTTTTTCCAAACGAGTCAACGATCATAATTTGGATTTTAATTAGTATGAGATATGGTAGGTTATgtgttagttttaattttttttcaaataatactaatttgtttaatcattattattattattattattattattattattattattattattattattattatttcatatgtTTTAACATAAGCAATCAATGTTATTGTGTAATGTTAAGTTTTAGTATATggcatattataatatattttgtttcaaatttattaatttttataatattagtattattttttttataatttaatttaaataaaccaaaaaatattcaatttaaatgtattgatttagaTTGAATCGAATTTTTTAAAAGCGTCAACCAAATTatggtaataatttaaattttagattatatttctTTACTTCATAATTGATCCAAGTCAATGCTCTACACATATATGGTGATATATGATTACATATTTGAGTATATGCAAAATTTGTTTTCATGTAAATCAATACTTTGTCTATGTCACAATAActatcacatttataaaaagaattaattctaaattattattttgagtaaatgaataTTTTGATCCTCTTAAAAAATATGCGGGACAAATTAGTCcccaacaaaaaatataattttttatctcttacaaaaataaatttagacatGTTAGTCTTTATGTTAAAGTTTTTCctaatcaattttcttttgttcATTTTTAAGTCATGACTGAATAATAACATGTTATATAATGGTCTACATgtattctaaataaaaataaggcgACCTTTAGGTCCTAATTGCAACAATTTTTTAAGGATAATTTGgtcttcaaatatttttaaatcgaTAAATTTGTTGAACTCTAAAGGACTAAATTagtattttcatattttgtGTGGACTACAgtgatatttttgaattttatgggGACTAATATGGTACTTTCAAGTATAAGtttattttgttcatttttaaaatttattttttatttgattttcaaatgAGGCACTAAAAGTAACATAGAAAATTCACCCGTTAATAATACACTCACGTTTTCATAAAGTTtaataacaaattattatttaagaattaaattatctcaatttatttttatgatagcATTATTTTGTGAATGACTATAATGTCTCTAAATGTTTTTTATAAGGAGCCAAAATGTTccttttctcttttatcttatttaatttatatttttaaaatttattgaaattgtcaaatacTAATGTTACAGTTTTTAATACTATTGTGGGGCTGCATGAATCGTGCATGTATGTAACATAGAAATTCATAATTAAGAGATTCGGTAAGCATAGAAATCAACGCAAACGGTAGTTGATGAAGCAGGCAGCCATGCCAAGACAAAACATCATTTTCTACAGTTGTCAATCGACTGCATTAAGtacataaacaataaataaatcgTACAAAGAAGGAGCAAGGAGGTTTCCAATCACATTAGGCGGCAGCTACACCCACATGATATGTTATATATTATATCTatacttaaatttaatttgatggACCATATAATATATGATCCAATTTATGTTTAGGAATATACATCGAGAGACCATGACAATTGATCTCTCTAAACTCTTTCAAAAACTTTGCAACAAAATTGCAATCCTATTAGTATTCGTGTTAGTAGAACTTATAATCCTCATTTGGAGACTAACATCAGACACACGACCAATCACAACTCGCCAATACATCAAATTCATCGAAGAAAAGAACCCCACAATTCGCTACAACAAAAAACTGAAATCACACGTGGAATGTAGCGTGTGTTTATCGGAATTCGAAGAAGGAGAAAAAGTGAGGAGCTTGAAATGTAAACACACGTTTCATAAGGATTGTTTGGACAAATGGTTGCAAGATTATTTGGCTACATGCCCACTTTGTAGGAACAAGGTTTTGCCGGATCATGTTGTGTCCAAACATCGTGACCAGCTTCGAAATCAGCAAGGTAATGATTTTGAAGGGAATCATGATAATCTTCCTTATGTGTTGTTCTTGTTACGTGATGCTAATACTAGTCACTTGCGCGGACATGTTTGAAATCCAAATTTGGGGACTAGCTAAAACAATTGTTGATTTTGTACCACTAGTTCTTTGGTACAAT from Cicer arietinum cultivar CDC Frontier isolate Library 1 chromosome 5, Cicar.CDCFrontier_v2.0, whole genome shotgun sequence carries:
- the LOC101492224 gene encoding uncharacterized protein codes for the protein MSTLLTKLFCFQTSALILMEYDDGQKQRLMRLGQFSVNLAMHINCPILATFCSIDEFQWPLTKDSVVIRIAKRTFAFALPGLLYGLQFPITSPSQLIHTLAKVFMKYGHYKDINDKGQGYQVEDNEPNMWNKLRAQVEPMAHETLKRLGQFPRVTNICLLQNQNSCYSKAHRMSRCTNMIINSMRNGTLTNNFVKFIVDNNAREGNAYASIHAFISVVEYGIELSWGVSDEDSIGVCSQDIGVKLWCLNEDGIFAFILSLDCGEKFDKGEGEIGMSLINL
- the LOC101504280 gene encoding uncharacterized protein — translated: MIQFMFRNIHRETMTIDLSKLFQKLCNKIAILLVFVLVELIILIWRLTSDTRPITTRQYIKFIEEKNPTIRYNKKLKSHVECSVCLSEFEEGEKVRSLKCKHTFHKDCLDKWLQDYLATCPLCRNKVLPDHVVSKHRDQLRNQQGNDFEGNHDNLPYVLFLLRDANTSHLRGHV